From Lytechinus variegatus isolate NC3 chromosome 16, Lvar_3.0, whole genome shotgun sequence, the proteins below share one genomic window:
- the LOC121429997 gene encoding delta-type opioid receptor-like, with protein sequence MNSTSETPMENDTMGSPDVKVGISLVNACELIFGSLGILGNLICVVVFKRRSKHNQTNFLIIMQAAVDSIASALLISLTITSIVSPKPPSNPITGSIYCKFWTSYVLLWSSFAISTFNLTIISIERYIAVVHPLWYAKIFKRSSVLFIAIFAWFTAPGINIAYNVIVNHFRDGACIENFDKAQKAISIVLFFWEYFFPMCIMTFSFVCIARTMLKMNKVSAMMSANATSNSMASQTAILPSHKSEASSSSCATQKKENPQRQALSSARMNQSVIESVPENPTESQISVISNKVLRPGPAGCSSLGASCNQGTNLDRFAELQTSKRASAKVPRSTRPAGASVRRLKTTKVLFLVSLGFFVCWSPNQIYFLLLNLGVIDFSLVPYRITIVMSTCNTCINPFIYALRMKTFRNEFLSIFKCRN encoded by the coding sequence ATGAATTCTACGAGTGAAACTCCCATGGAAAATGATACAATGGGCAGTCCCGACGTCAAGGTCGGGATCAGTCTCGTCAACGCGTGCGAACTGATCTTCGGATCTTTGGGCATCCTTGGCAACCTCATCTGTGTGGTAGTTTTCAAGCGTCGCTCCAAGCACAACCAGACCAACTTCTTGATAATCATGCAGGCTGCCGTTGACAGCATCGCTTCTGCTTTGTTGATTTCCCTGACGATTACGAGTATCGTCAGCCCGAAACCGCCCTCTAACCCCATCACGGGCAGCATCTACTGCAAATTCTGGACGTCGTATGTCCTTTTATGGTCGTCCTTTGCCATTTCTACATTCAACTTGACCATCATCTCGATTGAAAGATACATTGCAGTGGTTCATCCTTTGTGGTACGCGAAGATCTTTAAACGATCCTCGGTGTTATTCATTGCCATTTTTGCGTGGTTTACTGCACCAGGTATCAACATCGCTTACAACGTCATTGTTAACCATTTTCGAGACGGGGCCTGTATAGAGAATTTCGACAAAGCACAGAAGGCCATCTCAATTGTACTTTTCTTCTGGGAATACTTTTTCCCAATGTGcatcatgacattttctttCGTGTGTATCGCCCGCACCATGTTAAAGATGAACAAAGTCTCAGCCATGATGTCAGCCAACGCTACCAGCAACTCGATGGCATCTCAGACAGCTATTCTGCCCTCCCACAAGTCCGAAGCCTCGTCAAGTAGTTGTGCTAcgcaaaagaaagaaaatcctCAACGACAGGCCTTGAGTTCCGCCAGGATGAACCAGTCGGTCATTGAAAGCGTTCCCGAAAATCCCACAGAGAGTCAGATATCTGTTATTTCTAACAAGGTGTTGAGACCCGGACCTGCTGGGTGTTCATCGTTGGGGGCGTCCTGTAATCAAGGTACCAATCTTGATAGATTCGCGGAACTCCAGACTTCCAAACGAGCTAGTGCTAAAGTCCCGAGATCCACCCGTCCTGCAGGAGCATCAGTCCGACGGCTCAAGACTACCAAGGTTCTTTTCCTAGTCTCTTTGGGATTCTTTGTCTGCTGGTCACCCAATCAAATCTACTTTCTTTTACTAAATCTTGGGGTGATCGATTTCTCGCTGGTCCCCTACCGCATCACCATCGTCATGTCAACATGTAACACGTGCATAAACCCATTCATCTATGCACTTAGGATGAAGACATTCCGTAATGAATTCTTATCAATATTTAAATgtagaaattaa